One part of the Glycine soja cultivar W05 chromosome 11, ASM419377v2, whole genome shotgun sequence genome encodes these proteins:
- the LOC114374759 gene encoding leucine--tRNA ligase, cytoplasmic-like, with protein sequence MLLCRTQSRLAQSLLRFQTSLAHRHSFRHHSDMASEGGNKSFARRDRLREIESKVQKWWEEKDVFRAEPGEKPPSSPGEKFFGNFPFPYMNGYLHLGHAFSLSKLEFAAAYHRLCGANVLLPFAFHCTGMPIKASADKLTREIQRFGDPPVFPSEVEEQQQQQQQQQQEQEEPPSGDGAPPDKFKGKKSKAASKSTGQVYQWEIMRSVGISDAEISKFQDPYKWLSYFPPLAVEDLKAFGLGCDWRRSFVTTDMNPYFDSFVRWQMRKLKSMGKVVKDVRYTVFSPLDGQPCADHDRASGEGVQPQEYTIIKMELVAPFPEKFKALEGKKVFLAAATLRPETMYGQTNAWVLPDGKYGAFEINDSEVFVLAHRAALNLAYQNHSRVPEKPSCLLELTGRDLIGLPLKSPLSFNEVIYALPMLSILMDKGTGVVTSVPSDAPDDYMALHDLKAKPALREKYGVKDEWVLPFEIVPIIEVPQFGNKCAETVCLQMKIVSQNDKEKLVEAKKQTYLKGFTEGTMIVGEFAGRRVQEAKPLIRNKLLETGQAIIYSEPEKRVMSRSGDECVVALTDQWYITYGESEWKKLADECLSNMNLYSDETRHGFEHTLSWLNQWACSRSFGLGTRIPWDEQFLVESLSDSTIYMAYYTVAHHLQSGDMYGSGESAIKPHQLTDDVWDYIFCGGPYPKSTDISSSLLERMKQEFEYWYPFDLRVSGKDLIQNHLTFCIYNHTAIMAKHHWPRGFRCNGHIMLNSEKMSKSTGNFRTLRQAIEEFSADATRFSLADAGDGVDDANFVFETANAAILRLTKEIAWYEDNLAAESSMRTGPPSTYADRVFANEINIAVQTTEQNYTNYMFREALKTGFYDLQAARDEYRFSCGAGGCNRDLVWRFMDVQTRLIAPICPHYAEFIWRELLKKDGFVVNAGWPTADAPDLTLKSANKYLQDSIVLMRKLLQKQLSGSKKGNKKGPPAASLTDSKVTGLIYVNEQFDSWEAECLSILQKKFSRDTRTFAPESEILQALQQSSVGQSSNFKQVQKRCMPFLRFKKEEAIALGAQALDLRLPFGEIEVLKENLELIKRQIGLEDVEILSAADADSLARAGPLASLLNQNPPSPGKPTAIFVTL encoded by the exons ATGTTGCTTTGTCGCACGCAGTCTCGCCTCGCGCAGTCTCTTCTCCGTTTTCAAACTTCATTAGCACACAGACACAG CTTCCGCCACCACTCGGACATGGCGAGCGAGGGCGGCAACAAGAGCTTCGCGCGGCGTGATCGTCTCCGCGAGATCGAATCGAAGGTCCAGAAATGGTGGGAAGAGAAAGATGTCTTCAGAGCCGAACCGGGCGAGAAGCCCCCTTCTTCGCCTGGCGAGAAATTCTTCGGTAACTTCCCTTTCCCTTACATGAACGGCTACCTCCACCTCGGCCACGCCTTCTCCCTCTCCAAACTCGAGTTCGCCGCCGCCTACCACCGCCTCTGCGGCGCCAACGTCCTCCTCCCCTTCGCCTTCCACTGCACCGGCATGCCCATCAAGGCCTCCGCCGACAAACTCACCCGCGAGATCCAGCGATTCGGCGACCCGCCCGTCTTCCCCTCCGAAGTcgaagaacaacaacaacaacaacagcagcagcagcaagaACAAGAAGAACCACCTTCTGGCGACGGTGCTCCTCCTGATAAATTCAAAGGTAAAAAGTCAAAGGCTGCTTCCAAGTCAACGGGGCAGGTTTACCAGTGGGAGATTATGCGTAGTGTAGGGATTTCCGATGCTGAGATATCCAAATTTCAGGATCCTTATAAGTGGCTTTCGTATTTTCCACCTCTGGCTGTTGAGGACCTTAAGGCTTTTGGATTAGGTTGTGATTGGAGAAGGTCTTTCGTTACAACCGATATGAACCCTTATTTTGATTCGTTTGTGAGGTGGCAGATGAGGAAGTTGAAGTCCATGGGGAAGGTTGTGAAGGATGTGAGGTATACTGTTTTTTCTCCATTGGATGGTCAACCTTGTGCTGATCATGATAGAGCTAGTGGTGAGGGAGTTCAGCCTCAAGAATACACTATCATCAAGATGGAGTTGGTTGCTCCTTTTCCCGAAAAATTTAAGGCATTGGAGGGAAAGAAGGTGTTTCTTGCTGCTGCAACTTTGAGACCTGAGACAATGTATGGTCAAACCAATGCTTGGGTGTTGCCGGATGGGAAGTATGGGGCTTTTGAAATCAATGACAGTGAGGTGTTTGTTCTTGCTCACCGAGCTGCGCTTAACCTTGCCTACCAGAACCACTCGCGGGTTCCGGAGAAACCCTCTTGCTTGCTTGAGCTCACTGGCCGTGACTTGATTGGTCTTCCATTGAAGTCTCCACTTTCATTCAACGAGGTCATTTATGCTCTACCCATGTTGTCTATTCTGATGGATAAGGGTACTGGGGTTGTCACCAGTGTGCCCAGTGATGCTCCTGATGACTACATGGCATTGCATGATTTGAAGGCAAAACCCGCGCTCAGGGAGAAGTATGGGGTTAAGGATGAGTGGGTGCTGCCTTTTGAGATTGTGCCCATCATTGAGGTTCCCCAGTTTGGGAATAAATGTGCCGAGACAGTTTGCTTGCAGATGAAAATCGTAAGCCAGAATGATAAGGAAAAACTTGTAGAAGCCAAAAAGCAAACGTACTTGAAGGGTTTCACTGAAGGGACGATGATTGTTGGGGAATTTGCTGGGAGAAGAGTTCAGGAAGCTAAGCCCTTGATTAGGAACAAGCTTTTAGAAACAG GCCAGGCTATTATCTACAGTGAACCAGAGAAACGGGTGATGTCAAGATCTGGCGATGAGTGTGTGGTAGCCCTCACAGATCAGTGGTACATTACATATGGAGAATCAGAATGGAAGAAGCTAGCTGACGAGTGCCTTTCTAACATGAACCTGTATTCTGATGAGACACGACATGGATTTGAGCACACTTTAAGCTGGTTGAACCAGTGGGCTTGCTCACGATCATTTGGTCTTGGGACTCGCATACCGTGGGATGAACAGTTCCTAGTTGAGTCTTTATCGGATTCCACCATTTACATGGCGTATTACACTGTTGCACACCATTTGCAGAGTGGTGACATGTATGGATCCGGCGAGTCTGCCATCAAACCTCATCAACTGACTGATGATGTCTGGGATTATATTTTCTGTGGTGGACCATATCCGAAGTCAACCGATATATCATCATCCCTTTTAGAAAGAATGAAGCAGGAGTTTGAATATTGGTATCCCTTTGATCTTCGAGTTTCTGGTAAGGATCTCATCCAGAATCATCTTACCTTCTGCATTTACAACCATACTGCAATTATGGCCAAGCATCACTGGCCTCGCGGGTTTAGATGCAACGGACACATTATGCTCAATTCTGAGAAAATGTCCAAGTCCACTGGAAATTTCAGGACGTTGCGTCAGGCAATTGAGGAGTTTTCAGCTGATGCTACTCGGTTCTCTTTGGCTGATGCTGGTGATGGTGTTGATGATGCAAATTTTGTCTTTGAGACTGCAAATGCTGCAATTCTCCGGCTCACCAAAGAGATTGCATGGTATGAAGATAATCTGGCAGCAGAATCTTCCATGAGAACTGGCCCACCATCTACATATGCAGATCGCGTGTTTGCCAATGAGATTAACATTGCTGTCCAGACAACTGAGCAAAATTACACCAACTACATGTTTCGAGAAGCTCTCAAGACTGGCTTTTATGATCTTCAGGCTGCTAGGGATGAGTATAGATTCTCATGTGGGGCTGGAGGTTGCAATCGTGACTTGGTGTGGCGTTTTATGGATGTGCAGACACGTCTTATAGCACCCATCTGCCCACATTATGCAGAATTTATTTGGAGAGAGCTTTTGAAGAAGGATGGTTTTGTGGTAAATGCAGGCTGGCCGACAGCTGATGCTCCTGATCTCACACTGAAGAGTGCCAATAAATATTTGCAGGACTCAATTGTTTTGATGAGGAAGTTGCTTCAGAAGCAACTTTCAGGCTCAAAGAAAGGTAATAAGAAAGGTCCTCCAGCTGCATCACTGACAGATAGCAAGGTGACAGGCTTGATATATGTAAATGAACAGTTTGATAGTTGGGAAGCCGAGTGCCTGAGTATTCTTCAGAAAAAATTTAGCAGAGATACTCGAACTTTTGCTCCAGAGTCTGAGATATTGCAGGCTTTACAACAGAGTTCTGTAGGTCAATCTTCTAATTTTAAACAAGTCCAAAAACGTTGTATGCCTTTCTTGAGGTTTAAGAAAGAGGAAGCAATTGCACTTGGGGCTCAAGCCCTGGATTTGAGATTGCCATTTGGTGAAATTGAGGTTCTTAAGGAAAACTTGGAATTGATCAAGAGACAGATAGGTCTAGAAGATGTGGAAATTTTATCTGCAGCAGATGCTGATTCCTTGGCTAGAGCTGGACCACTAGCTTCTTTACTAAATCAAAATCCTCCATCTCCTGGAAAGCCAACTGCTATCTTTGTAACTCTGTAG
- the LOC114374506 gene encoding VAN3-binding protein-like: protein MEGGFFPPWKNGSWQELGSEDVQESEQFKSFPPLAEPPTPREPMEFLSRSWSLSASEISKALSEKQKQTFLDNKTSDTLPEPISAPQLAGGKMIVSGNCRRMGAIGKWLHQKQYGNTNVSVKKKDRARVENARVHSALSIAGLASAVAAVAATEDPRGGSRSKLDVALASATQLLASYCVEMAEVAGADRERVASTVRSAVDIQTPGDLMTLTAAAATALRGEAALTARMPKEAKKNASISPYDKVIAETQWLRAFDGQVLERYPPCLGDLLQLTEKGALRWRHVHVYIKKCQVKVKIKSKHVGGAFSKKNKCVVYGVCDKDNAWPYRKEREASEELYFGLKTAQGLLEFKCQNKLHKQKWVDGVEFLLRRVNSVEATEHSLEFLSISTST, encoded by the exons atgGAAGGTGGTTTTTTTCCACCTTGGAAAAACGGGTCTTGGCAGGAGTTAGGTTCAGAGGATGTGCAGGAAAGTGAGCAATTCAAATCTTTTCCACCGTTGGCTGAGCCACCGACACCCCGTGAACCTATGGAGTTCTTATCTAGGTCATGGAGTCTCTCTGCCTCCGAAATCTCAAAGGCTCTCTcagagaaacaaaaacaaactttcCTCGATAATAAGACCTCAGACACATTGCCAGAACCTATTTCCGCACCTCAATTAGCA GGAGGGAAGATGATAGTATCTGGAAATTGTAGAAGGATGGGTGCGATTGGGAAATGGTTACATCAGAAGCAGTACGGCAATACGAACGTCTCCGTTAAGAAGAAAGACCGGGCGCGCGTGGAAAACGCGCGTGTACATTCTGCGCTGTCCATTGCGGGGTTAGCCTCTGCGGTGGCTGCTGTGGCGGCAACAGAGGACCCTCGCGGTGGCTCTCGTTCTAAATTGGACGTTGCTCTCGCTTCGGCCACGCAACTCTTGGCCTCTTATTGCGTTGAAATGGCGGAGGTAGCTGGCGCGGATCGCGAGCGCGTGGCTTCCACCGTCAGGTCTGCGGTTGATATTCAAACGCCAGGGGATCTAATGACTCTCACCGCTGCGGCTGCAACAG CTTTGCGAGGAGAAGCAGCCTTGACAGCGAGAATGCCAAAAGAAGCAAAGAAGAATGCGTCAATAAGTCCGTATGATAAAGTGATAGCGGAAACGCAGTGGCTTCGTGCGTTTGACGGTCAGGTGTTGGAACGTTATCCTCCGTGCCTGGGGGATTTGTTGCAGCTCACAGAAAAAG gtGCTTTACGATGGAGACATGTCCATGTTTATATCAAGAAATGTCAG gttAAAGTTAAGATCAAAAGCAAGCACGTTGGAGGAGCCTTCTCCAAAAAGAACAAAT GTGTGGTGTATGGAGTCTGTGATAAAGATAATGCATGGCCATATAGAAAAGAAAGGGAAGCATCAGAAGAGCTTTATTTTGGCCTCAAAACTGCACAAGGTCTTCTAGAATTTAAGTGCCAGAACAAACTCCACAAGCAAAAATGGGTTGATGGAGTAGAGTTTTTGCTTCGTAGGGTTAACTCTGTTGAAGCAACAGAGCATTCTCTAGAATTTTTAAGTATTAGTACTAGTACATGA